A part of Pseudomonas sp. HR96 genomic DNA contains:
- a CDS encoding NCS1 family nucleobase:cation symporter-1, with protein MQHTSRVSERNGLYELEAGSDVLDSPRYNPDIAPTRLQQRTWNTWHITALWVGMSICVPTYTLGGVLTSYFGLSVGEALLAILLANIIVLIPLTLNAFAGTKYGIPFPVLLRSSFGVIGSNVPCLVRALVACGWFGIQTLFGGLAISLFLGSIFPAWKSLEGTGEVIGFMLFWALNLWVVIRGAESIKWLETLSAPLLLLVGAGLLSWAMPHISLTELLAQPAKRPEGASVAGYFCAGLTAMVGFWATLSLNIPDFSRYAKSQKAQIVGQILGLPLTMFLFASLGVVMTAASVALVGERVSDPVSLIGHIDNPLWVAVAMALIIVATLSTNTAANIVSPTNDFQNIAPKLIGRTRAVLLTGLVGLLLMGHELLKKLGWLHSEVSLETVYSNWLLGYSSLLGPIAGIMVVDYFVIKRQTLDLAGLYRDDVYPAWNWLGFIALAVPVLLTLLSLGSSAFSWFYDYGWFTGSALGGVVYYALCSWRGAASLARPALSARR; from the coding sequence ATGCAGCACACTTCGCGCGTCAGCGAGCGCAACGGACTCTACGAACTGGAAGCGGGCAGCGACGTGCTCGACAGCCCGCGCTACAACCCCGACATCGCCCCGACCCGGTTGCAGCAGCGGACCTGGAACACCTGGCATATCACTGCCCTGTGGGTCGGCATGTCCATCTGCGTGCCGACCTACACCCTGGGCGGTGTGCTGACGTCCTACTTCGGCCTGTCGGTGGGCGAGGCACTGCTGGCGATCCTGCTGGCCAATATCATCGTGCTGATCCCGCTGACCTTGAATGCCTTCGCCGGCACCAAGTACGGCATCCCGTTCCCGGTGCTGCTGCGCTCCTCGTTCGGCGTCATCGGCTCCAACGTGCCCTGCCTGGTCCGCGCGCTGGTGGCCTGCGGCTGGTTCGGTATCCAGACCCTGTTCGGCGGCCTGGCCATCTCGCTGTTCCTGGGGTCGATCTTTCCGGCCTGGAAGAGCCTGGAGGGCACCGGCGAGGTGATCGGCTTCATGCTGTTCTGGGCGTTGAACCTGTGGGTGGTGATCCGCGGCGCCGAATCGATCAAGTGGCTGGAAACGCTGTCGGCGCCTTTGCTGTTGCTGGTGGGCGCCGGCCTGCTGAGCTGGGCGATGCCGCACATCTCCCTGACCGAATTGCTGGCCCAGCCGGCCAAGCGTCCGGAAGGCGCCAGCGTCGCCGGCTATTTCTGCGCGGGGCTGACTGCCATGGTCGGCTTCTGGGCCACGCTGTCGCTGAACATTCCGGACTTCAGCCGTTATGCCAAAAGCCAGAAGGCGCAGATCGTCGGGCAGATTCTCGGGCTGCCGCTGACCATGTTCCTGTTCGCCTCGCTGGGCGTGGTGATGACTGCCGCCTCGGTGGCGCTGGTCGGTGAGCGGGTGTCCGACCCGGTCAGCCTGATCGGCCATATCGACAACCCGCTCTGGGTGGCGGTGGCCATGGCGCTGATCATCGTCGCCACCTTGTCGACCAACACGGCGGCCAATATCGTGTCGCCCACCAACGACTTCCAGAACATCGCCCCCAAGCTCATCGGGCGAACCCGCGCGGTGCTGCTGACCGGCCTGGTCGGCTTGCTGCTGATGGGCCACGAACTGCTGAAAAAACTGGGTTGGCTGCACTCCGAAGTGAGCCTGGAGACGGTGTACTCCAATTGGCTGCTGGGCTACTCCAGCCTGCTCGGGCCGATTGCCGGAATCATGGTGGTCGACTATTTCGTGATCAAGCGCCAGACCCTCGACCTTGCCGGCCTGTACCGCGACGACGTCTACCCGGCGTGGAACTGGTTGGGCTTCATCGCCCTGGCCGTGCCGGTGCTGCTGACCCTGCTGTCGCTGGGCAGCAGCGCCTTCAGCTGGTTCTACGACTACGGCTGGTTCACCGGCTCGGCCCTCGGCGGGGTGGTCTACTACGCGCTGTGCAGCTGGCGTGGCGCGGCCTCGCTGGCGCGTCCGGCGCTGTCGGCGCGGCGCTGA
- a CDS encoding Kdo hydroxylase family protein: MTQVMVFGREDWHAGATEQEGDQVLQALEAGNVVAFDRLPFALSEPERALTQSSLLGSSKNISYASSTGQLKGCDAGPAQLQVLAAMLARFAASSQALVRTVLAPYSDGLQVARTSFRPQEIKGRLTSWRKDDTRLHVDSFPSSPVQGRRILRVFSNVNPYGEPRVWRVGGSFDEVASRYELPGPLWGSSQLLDWLHITKSRRTPYDHHMLRLHDSLKADPAYQSGAQLTHEFAPGTTWLVFTDQVPHAAMSGRYALEQTFLLPVQYMRDVQRAPVKVLERVLGRELV, translated from the coding sequence ATGACCCAAGTAATGGTCTTTGGCCGTGAAGATTGGCACGCTGGCGCCACCGAGCAGGAAGGTGACCAGGTGCTGCAGGCGCTGGAAGCCGGCAATGTGGTGGCGTTCGACCGCTTGCCGTTTGCGCTGAGCGAGCCGGAGCGCGCCTTGACGCAGTCCAGCCTGCTGGGCTCGAGCAAGAACATCAGCTACGCCAGCAGCACCGGCCAGCTCAAGGGCTGCGACGCCGGCCCCGCCCAATTGCAGGTGCTCGCGGCCATGCTGGCGCGCTTTGCCGCGTCCAGCCAGGCGCTGGTGCGCACGGTACTGGCCCCCTACAGCGACGGCCTGCAGGTCGCTCGCACCAGCTTTCGTCCGCAGGAGATCAAGGGCCGGCTGACCTCGTGGCGCAAGGACGACACGCGCCTGCATGTCGACAGCTTCCCGTCGTCGCCGGTGCAGGGGCGGCGCATCCTGCGAGTGTTCAGCAACGTCAACCCGTACGGTGAGCCACGGGTGTGGCGGGTCGGGGGCTCCTTCGACGAGGTCGCCAGCCGCTACGAGCTGCCCGGCCCGCTGTGGGGCTCCAGCCAGTTGCTCGACTGGCTGCATATCACCAAGTCGCGGCGCACCCCCTACGACCACCACATGCTGCGCCTGCACGACAGCCTGAAGGCCGACCCGGCCTACCAGAGCGGCGCGCAGCTGACTCATGAGTTCGCCCCGGGCACCACCTGGCTGGTGTTCACCGACCAGGTGCCCCATGCCGCGATGAGCGGGCGCTATGCCCTGGAACAGACTTTTCTGCTGCCGGTGCAGTACATGCGCGACGTGCAACGCGCGCCCGTCAAGGTACTCGAGCGGGTGCTCGGCCGCGAACTGGTTTAA
- a CDS encoding alginate export family protein, giving the protein MQCSGCGLALLLGSVAQADEPPSRPAIKANRWQEDWSVLQDPALRTAPLDSLKYLSLSEANPYTYLSLGATLRERFEMNDAPGFGIKGVARDAYLIQRFQVHADLHLNQNWRLFTQLEDDRAFDKTTLGGADQDRADLRLAFLEYSRTLSAGTVKARAGRQDFAFDLQRFISSRDGPNVRQSFDALWADWETANWRFIGLASHPVQYYDDHAFDDTSNSDLRFNMLRVERLVAGNNELSAYYARYQRSDGRYLDAAGDETRHVFDARLGGAALGYDWDIEGMAQSGSVGNKDIRAWAGGSRLGYTFADLPWTPRLGLQADIASGDRHAGDGTVGTFNPLFPNGYYFSLAGYTGYSNLIHFKPSITVKPLAGLSVQTAIGLLWRQTTEDAVYTQPNIAVAGTAGAGQRWTGAYGQLRTDYAFTPNLTGAIEAVHYDVGQSLRQAGGHDSNYLGVELKMGW; this is encoded by the coding sequence TTGCAGTGCTCGGGCTGCGGCCTGGCGCTGCTGCTGGGCAGCGTGGCGCAGGCCGACGAGCCGCCGTCACGACCGGCCATCAAGGCCAACCGCTGGCAGGAAGACTGGTCGGTGCTGCAGGACCCGGCCCTGCGCACGGCGCCGCTGGACAGCCTCAAGTACTTGTCGCTGTCTGAGGCCAACCCCTACACCTACCTGTCGCTGGGCGCGACCTTGCGCGAACGTTTCGAGATGAACGATGCACCCGGCTTCGGCATCAAGGGCGTGGCCCGCGATGCCTACCTGATCCAGCGTTTTCAGGTGCACGCCGATCTGCACCTGAACCAGAACTGGCGGCTGTTCACCCAGCTGGAAGACGACCGCGCCTTCGACAAGACCACGCTGGGCGGGGCCGACCAGGACCGGGCCGACCTGCGCCTGGCGTTTCTGGAATACAGCCGGACCCTGAGCGCGGGCACGGTAAAGGCCCGGGCAGGCCGCCAGGACTTCGCCTTCGACCTGCAGCGCTTCATCTCCTCGCGGGACGGGCCCAACGTGCGCCAGTCGTTCGATGCGCTGTGGGCCGACTGGGAGACGGCGAACTGGCGGTTCATTGGCCTCGCCAGCCATCCGGTGCAGTACTACGACGACCACGCGTTCGACGACACGTCCAACAGCGACCTGCGCTTCAATATGCTGCGGGTCGAACGGCTGGTGGCCGGCAACAATGAATTGTCGGCGTATTACGCGCGTTATCAGCGCAGTGACGGCCGTTATCTGGACGCGGCCGGGGACGAAACCCGGCATGTCTTCGACGCGCGCCTGGGTGGCGCCGCCCTGGGCTACGACTGGGACATCGAAGGCATGGCGCAGAGTGGATCGGTGGGCAACAAGGACATCCGCGCCTGGGCCGGCGGCAGCCGCCTGGGCTATACCTTCGCCGATCTGCCGTGGACGCCGCGCCTGGGCCTGCAGGCCGACATCGCCTCCGGCGACCGGCACGCCGGCGATGGCACGGTGGGCACGTTCAATCCGCTGTTTCCCAACGGCTATTACTTTTCCCTGGCCGGTTACACCGGCTACAGCAACCTGATCCACTTCAAACCGTCGATCACCGTCAAGCCGCTGGCCGGGCTCAGCGTGCAGACTGCCATCGGCCTGCTGTGGCGCCAGACCACCGAGGATGCCGTCTACACCCAGCCCAACATCGCCGTGGCCGGCACAGCCGGTGCCGGCCAGCGCTGGACCGGTGCCTATGGGCAACTGCGCACCGACTACGCCTTCACACCCAACCTGACCGGGGCCATCGAAGCGGTGCACTACGACGTCGGACAAAGCCTGCGCCAGGCGGGCGGGCACGACAGCAATTACCTGGGGGTCGAGTTGAAGATGGGCTGGTAA
- a CDS encoding glyoxalase, giving the protein MRNRFTRLSVALTLALEVALGGAVQASPVVAVAPQYDTSHVYVAPADVDRFVQSFLATFGGQSTPQVVVNVLPVPSSTSSQLLQTPYGTVSLFGFRTPVPRPFGAERNGYLVTDLDAAIKAARANGADVIVHDFPDPIGRDVVVQWPGGVNLQLYWHTATPKYAAFQSIPENRVYVSQDRAEAFIKGFLGFSHGRILADDKQAAGLEIGQPGGRYRHVSIESPFGRMAVLVTDGHLPYPFGIDTTGYEVPDLSTTLAKATGSGATVLVAPFSSGGRSAALVQFPGGYVAEIHQLLAGQ; this is encoded by the coding sequence ATGCGCAACAGGTTCACCCGGTTATCGGTCGCACTCACTCTGGCCCTGGAAGTGGCGCTGGGCGGCGCGGTCCAGGCCAGCCCAGTGGTCGCCGTGGCCCCCCAGTACGACACCAGCCATGTGTACGTGGCGCCGGCCGATGTCGACCGGTTCGTGCAGAGCTTCCTCGCGACATTTGGCGGGCAGAGCACCCCACAGGTGGTGGTCAACGTGCTGCCGGTGCCCAGCAGCACCAGCTCGCAACTGCTGCAGACGCCCTATGGCACGGTGTCGCTGTTCGGTTTCCGCACGCCGGTGCCGCGCCCGTTCGGCGCCGAGCGCAACGGCTATCTGGTCACGGACCTGGATGCTGCGATAAAGGCCGCGCGGGCCAACGGCGCCGACGTGATCGTCCACGACTTCCCCGACCCGATCGGCCGCGACGTGGTGGTGCAGTGGCCGGGCGGGGTCAACCTGCAGCTGTACTGGCATACCGCGACGCCCAAATATGCGGCCTTCCAGAGCATTCCCGAGAATCGCGTCTACGTTTCGCAGGACCGCGCCGAGGCCTTCATCAAAGGCTTTCTCGGCTTCTCCCACGGTCGGATACTGGCCGACGACAAGCAGGCCGCAGGGCTTGAGATCGGTCAGCCGGGGGGGCGTTATCGGCACGTCAGCATCGAGTCGCCGTTCGGCCGCATGGCCGTGCTGGTCACCGACGGGCACCTGCCATACCCGTTCGGCATCGACACCACGGGCTATGAAGTCCCTGACCTGAGCACGACCCTGGCCAAGGCCACCGGCTCGGGCGCGACGGTACTGGTGGCGCCGTTCAGCAGCGGCGGGCGCAGTGCCGCACTGGTGCAGTTTCCCGGCGGCTACGTGGCGGAGATCCACCAGCTGCTGGCTGGCCAATGA
- a CDS encoding amino acid deaminase — protein sequence MSHDHPLIDKGSAAMGAALVSDVSLPALVLHRAALEHNIRWMQDFVSASGAQLAPHGKTSMTPALFDRQLAAGAWGITLASATQTRAAYAHGVRRVLMANQLVGQPNMALIAELLGDPAFEFHCMVDHPDNVADLGAYFAARGLRLNVMIEYGVVGGRCGCRSESQVLALAAAIAAQPALALSGIEGYEGVIHGEHAEAGIRAFADSLVRLAVQLQDAGAFAQAQPIITASGSAWYDLIAESFAAHNAQGRFLGVLRPGSYIAHDHGIYQQAQCGVLARRHDLHEGLRPALEVWAHVQSLPEPGLAVVALGKRDVAYDAGLPLALRRYRPGVLPAEGDDVSACTVTAVMDQHAFMTVGAGVQLRVGDIIAFGTSHPCLVFDKWRVGLLVDDELRVVEVMETCF from the coding sequence ATGTCCCACGACCATCCCCTGATCGACAAAGGCAGCGCCGCCATGGGTGCCGCGCTGGTCAGCGACGTCAGCCTGCCAGCCCTGGTGCTGCACCGCGCGGCGCTGGAACACAACATCCGCTGGATGCAGGACTTCGTCAGCGCCAGCGGCGCGCAACTGGCGCCCCACGGCAAGACCAGCATGACCCCGGCCCTGTTCGACCGCCAGCTGGCAGCGGGCGCCTGGGGCATTACCCTGGCAAGCGCCACCCAGACCCGCGCTGCCTATGCCCACGGCGTGCGCCGGGTGCTGATGGCCAACCAGCTGGTGGGTCAGCCGAACATGGCGCTGATCGCCGAGCTGCTGGGCGACCCGGCGTTCGAGTTCCATTGCATGGTCGACCACCCGGACAACGTCGCGGATCTTGGTGCCTACTTCGCCGCGCGCGGTCTGCGCCTGAACGTGATGATCGAATACGGCGTGGTTGGCGGCCGCTGCGGTTGCCGCAGCGAATCCCAGGTGCTGGCGCTGGCCGCCGCCATCGCGGCGCAACCGGCGCTGGCCCTCAGTGGCATCGAAGGCTACGAAGGGGTGATCCACGGCGAGCACGCCGAGGCCGGCATCCGCGCCTTCGCAGACTCGCTGGTACGCCTGGCTGTGCAGTTGCAGGACGCCGGCGCGTTCGCACAGGCCCAGCCGATCATCACCGCCTCGGGCTCGGCCTGGTACGACCTGATCGCCGAATCCTTCGCCGCCCATAACGCCCAGGGGCGGTTTCTCGGGGTGCTCCGGCCCGGCAGCTACATTGCCCACGACCACGGCATCTACCAGCAGGCGCAATGCGGCGTGCTCGCACGCCGCCACGACCTGCACGAAGGCCTGCGCCCGGCATTGGAAGTCTGGGCCCACGTGCAGTCGCTGCCCGAGCCGGGCCTGGCCGTGGTCGCCCTGGGCAAGCGCGACGTCGCCTATGACGCCGGCCTGCCGCTGGCGCTGCGCCGCTATCGGCCCGGCGTGCTGCCTGCCGAGGGCGACGACGTCAGCGCCTGCACGGTGACTGCGGTAATGGACCAGCATGCCTTCATGACCGTCGGCGCCGGCGTGCAGCTGCGGGTCGGCGACATCATCGCCTTCGGCACTTCGCACCCGTGCCTGGTGTTCGACAAGTGGCGGGTGGGATTGCTGGTGGATGACGAACTGCGGGTGGTGGAAGTAATGGAGACGTGTTTCTAG
- a CDS encoding IclR family transcriptional regulator, which translates to MTEDSIKRRARGLDRAFDILDHLKEVGQPLRPNEIASGIGSPKSTVYELVASLLERRILESVGRDGHVYLGRQLYFLGQAHLRHFDLTREADHALQDIVSQTHETAQMCLLNGRKYTVALMREGERHFRISSDIGENAPIPWTASGRLLLAHLSDQAIIDLIDPDDFILPNGQRLALDVFLGEIRQAAIDGFFSFDSVADTFTHCFAAPVKDPSGVAIATLCIVAPRADARTHYNDYRRVLIDSANGLARRIND; encoded by the coding sequence ATGACCGAAGACAGCATCAAGCGCCGCGCCCGCGGGCTGGACCGGGCGTTCGACATCCTCGACCACCTCAAGGAGGTCGGCCAGCCACTGCGCCCCAACGAGATCGCCAGCGGCATCGGCAGCCCCAAGTCGACCGTCTACGAACTGGTCGCCTCGCTGCTGGAGCGGCGCATCCTGGAAAGCGTCGGCAGGGACGGCCACGTCTACCTCGGCCGCCAGCTGTATTTTCTCGGCCAGGCGCACCTGCGCCATTTCGACCTGACCCGCGAGGCCGACCATGCCCTGCAGGACATCGTCAGCCAGACCCACGAGACCGCGCAGATGTGTCTGCTCAACGGGCGCAAATACACGGTGGCGCTGATGCGCGAGGGCGAGCGGCACTTTCGCATTTCCTCGGACATCGGCGAGAACGCGCCGATCCCCTGGACCGCGTCCGGACGGCTGTTGCTGGCGCATCTGAGCGACCAGGCGATCATCGACCTGATCGACCCCGATGACTTCATCCTGCCCAACGGCCAGCGCCTGGCGCTCGACGTGTTCCTCGGCGAGATTCGCCAGGCGGCCATCGACGGCTTCTTTTCCTTCGACAGCGTCGCCGACACCTTCACCCACTGCTTCGCCGCACCGGTCAAGGACCCCTCGGGCGTGGCCATCGCCACGCTGTGCATCGTCGCCCCGCGCGCCGATGCGCGGACCCACTACAACGACTATCGCCGGGTGCTGATCGACAGCGCCAACGGGCTGGCCCGGCGCATCAACGACTAG
- a CDS encoding RidA family protein: MSITRYGTGSTAGGGQARPFARAVEADGWLHVSGQVPAVDGEIIAGGIVEQTHQAMRNLIAILHEAGYDLQDVVRTGVWLDDPRDFWSFNKVFAEYFSPEHAPARACVQASMMVDCKVEIDCIAYRRKA, encoded by the coding sequence ATGAGCATTACTCGTTACGGCACCGGCAGCACTGCAGGCGGTGGCCAGGCCCGACCTTTTGCCCGCGCGGTGGAGGCCGACGGCTGGTTGCATGTGTCCGGCCAGGTACCGGCGGTGGACGGTGAAATCATCGCCGGCGGCATCGTCGAACAGACCCATCAAGCCATGAGAAACCTCATCGCCATCCTTCACGAAGCCGGCTATGACCTGCAGGATGTGGTGCGTACCGGCGTCTGGCTGGACGACCCGCGCGACTTCTGGAGTTTCAACAAGGTCTTCGCCGAATACTTCAGCCCCGAGCACGCACCGGCCCGCGCCTGCGTGCAGGCCAGCATGATGGTCGACTGCAAGGTCGAGATCGACTGCATCGCCTACCGCAGGAAGGCCTGA
- a CDS encoding amino acid ABC transporter ATP-binding protein yields the protein MTHTSFTTQGSSQALLDIRGLHKQYGKLEVLKGVDLTLQRGNVVTLIGSSGSGKTTLLRCVNMLEEFQGGQILLDGQAIGYHEVAGKRVRHAEKTIARQRAMTGMAFQQFNLFPHLTALQNVTLGLLKVKRLGRDEAVALAEKWLQRVGLLERRNHFPGQLSGGQQQRVAIARAIAMNPSLMLFDEVTSALDPELVGEVLSVIKGLAEDGMTMLLVTHEMRFAFEVSDQIVFMNQGRIEEQGPPKALFERPQSLRLAEFLKNTRF from the coding sequence ATGACGCACACTTCATTCACGACTCAAGGCTCATCGCAGGCCTTGCTCGACATCCGCGGCCTGCACAAGCAATACGGCAAGCTGGAAGTGCTCAAGGGCGTGGACCTGACCCTGCAGCGCGGCAACGTGGTGACCTTGATCGGCTCCAGCGGCTCGGGCAAGACCACCTTGCTGCGCTGCGTGAATATGCTGGAAGAGTTCCAGGGCGGGCAGATCCTGCTCGACGGCCAGGCCATCGGCTACCACGAGGTGGCCGGCAAGCGCGTGCGCCACGCCGAGAAGACCATCGCCCGGCAGCGCGCCATGACCGGCATGGCCTTCCAGCAGTTCAACCTGTTCCCGCACCTCACTGCCTTGCAGAACGTCACCCTCGGCTTGCTCAAGGTGAAAAGGCTCGGCAGGGACGAAGCGGTGGCGCTGGCCGAGAAATGGCTGCAAAGGGTTGGCCTGCTGGAGCGGCGCAATCATTTTCCCGGGCAACTTTCCGGAGGCCAGCAGCAGCGGGTGGCGATCGCCAGGGCCATCGCGATGAACCCCAGCCTGATGCTGTTCGACGAGGTGACCTCGGCGCTCGACCCGGAGCTGGTTGGCGAGGTGCTCAGCGTCATCAAGGGCCTGGCCGAGGACGGCATGACCATGCTGCTGGTGACCCATGAGATGCGCTTCGCCTTCGAGGTGTCCGACCAGATTGTCTTCATGAACCAGGGACGTATCGAGGAGCAGGGGCCACCGAAGGCACTGTTCGAGCGGCCGCAGTCGCTACGCCTGGCTGAATTTCTGAAAAACACTCGCTTTTGA
- a CDS encoding amino acid ABC transporter permease, whose product MYQPPSWLHELWIAREALWSGFLTSVQCSALAILFGTALGIVAGLALTYGRFWLRAPFRLYVDLIRGTPVFVLVLACFYMAPVLGWPISAFQAGALGLTLFCGSHVAEIVRGALQALPRGQMEASQAIGLTFRQALAYVLLPQALRQILPTWVNSSTEIVKASTLLSVIGVAELLLSTQQVIARNFMTLQFYLFAGLLFFVINYAIELLGRHIEKRVALP is encoded by the coding sequence ATGTATCAACCCCCCAGTTGGCTGCATGAGTTGTGGATCGCCCGCGAGGCGCTGTGGTCTGGCTTCCTCACCAGCGTGCAGTGCTCGGCGCTGGCGATTCTGTTCGGCACCGCGCTTGGCATCGTCGCCGGCCTGGCGCTGACCTACGGGCGTTTCTGGCTGCGCGCGCCGTTTCGCCTGTACGTCGACCTGATTCGCGGCACCCCGGTGTTCGTGCTGGTGCTGGCCTGCTTCTACATGGCCCCGGTGCTGGGCTGGCCGATCAGCGCGTTCCAGGCCGGCGCCCTGGGCCTGACCCTGTTCTGCGGCTCGCACGTCGCCGAGATCGTCCGGGGCGCCTTGCAGGCATTGCCACGCGGGCAGATGGAAGCGAGCCAGGCGATCGGCCTGACCTTCCGCCAAGCCCTGGCCTACGTGCTGCTGCCCCAGGCCCTGCGGCAGATCCTGCCGACCTGGGTCAACTCCTCGACCGAAATCGTCAAGGCCTCGACCCTGCTTTCGGTGATCGGGGTGGCCGAACTGCTGCTCAGCACCCAACAGGTGATTGCCCGCAACTTCATGACGCTGCAGTTCTATCTGTTCGCCGGTCTGCTGTTCTTCGTCATCAACTACGCCATCGAACTTCTCGGCCGGCACATTGAAAAACGGGTGGCCCTGCCATGA
- a CDS encoding amino acid ABC transporter permease, translating to MNYQLNFAAVWRDFPTLLKGLGLGLELALVSIAIGCVIGLLMAFALLSKNRLLRLLASVYVTLIRNTPILVLILLIYFALPSLGIRPDKVPSFIVTLALYAGAYLTEVFRGGLLSIPKGLREAGLAIGLGEWQVKAYVTVPVMLRNVLPALSNNFISLFKDTSLAAAIAVPELTYYARKINVESYRVIETWLVTTALYVATCYLIAVLLRMLEQRLALRR from the coding sequence ATGAACTATCAGTTGAATTTTGCCGCGGTATGGCGCGATTTCCCGACCTTGCTCAAGGGTCTCGGCCTGGGTTTGGAACTGGCGCTGGTGTCGATCGCCATTGGCTGCGTGATCGGCCTGTTGATGGCCTTCGCGCTGCTGTCCAAAAACCGGCTGCTGCGTCTGTTGGCGTCGGTGTACGTGACGCTGATCCGCAACACGCCGATCCTGGTGCTCATCCTGTTGATCTACTTCGCCTTGCCGAGCCTGGGTATCCGCCCTGACAAGGTCCCGTCATTTATCGTCACCCTGGCGCTGTACGCCGGAGCCTACCTGACCGAAGTCTTTCGCGGCGGGCTGCTGAGCATTCCCAAGGGTCTGCGCGAGGCGGGCCTGGCCATCGGCCTGGGCGAGTGGCAGGTCAAGGCCTATGTGACGGTACCGGTGATGCTGCGCAACGTGTTGCCGGCACTGTCCAACAACTTCATCTCGCTGTTCAAGGACACCTCGCTGGCAGCGGCCATCGCCGTGCCGGAGCTGACCTACTACGCGCGCAAGATCAATGTCGAGAGCTACCGGGTGATCGAGACTTGGCTGGTGACCACGGCGCTGTACGTCGCAACCTGTTACCTCATCGCCGTGCTGCTGCGCATGCTCGAGCAACGTCTGGCTCTTCGTCGATAG
- a CDS encoding transporter substrate-binding domain-containing protein, translating to MHREPSLRHTWFKTCACLSLALVATAAGFNAQAEGKLDAVLARGKLIVGTGSTNAPWHFQGADGKLQGFDIDIGKIVAKGLFNDPSKVEFVVQSSDARIPNLLTDKVDMTCQFITVTASRAQQVAFTLPYYREGVGLLLPENSKYKEIDDLKAAGDGLTVAVLQNVYAEELVHQALPKAKVDQYDSVDLMYQAVNSGRADAAATDQSSVKYLMVQNPGRYRSPAYAWSPQTYACAVKRGDQDWLNFVNTTLHEAMTGVEFPTYAASFKQWFGVDLPTPAIGFPVEFK from the coding sequence ATGCATCGCGAACCTTCCCTGCGCCATACCTGGTTCAAAACCTGTGCCTGTCTATCGCTGGCGCTGGTCGCCACCGCAGCGGGCTTCAACGCCCAGGCCGAAGGCAAGCTGGACGCCGTGCTGGCACGCGGCAAATTGATCGTCGGCACCGGCAGCACCAATGCGCCGTGGCATTTTCAGGGCGCCGACGGAAAGCTGCAGGGGTTCGATATCGACATCGGCAAGATCGTCGCCAAGGGGCTGTTCAACGACCCAAGCAAGGTCGAGTTCGTGGTTCAGTCGTCCGACGCGCGCATCCCCAATCTGCTGACCGACAAGGTCGACATGACCTGCCAGTTCATCACCGTCACTGCGAGCCGCGCCCAGCAGGTCGCATTCACTCTGCCGTACTACCGCGAAGGGGTTGGCCTGTTGCTGCCGGAAAACAGCAAGTACAAGGAAATCGACGACCTCAAGGCTGCCGGCGATGGCCTGACCGTGGCCGTGCTGCAGAACGTCTATGCCGAGGAACTGGTGCACCAGGCGCTGCCCAAGGCCAAGGTTGACCAGTACGACAGCGTCGACCTGATGTACCAGGCAGTGAACTCCGGCCGCGCCGACGCGGCGGCCACCGACCAGTCCTCGGTTAAATACCTGATGGTGCAGAACCCCGGCCGCTATCGCAGCCCGGCCTACGCCTGGAGCCCGCAGACCTACGCCTGCGCGGTCAAGCGCGGCGACCAGGACTGGCTGAACTTCGTCAACACCACCTTGCACGAAGCCATGACCGGCGTGGAGTTCCCTACCTACGCGGCTTCGTTCAAGCAGTGGTTCGGCGTCGACCTGCCCACCCCGGCCATTGGTTTCCCTGTCGAATTCAAGTAA